The Methanobacterium formicicum genome includes a region encoding these proteins:
- the rnc gene encoding ribonuclease III — MKLLDNFSIKPNDTHLYELAFLHESYSHENGLSECYERLEFLGDAVLDLVVSEFLYKMDPGLNEGELTRMRANFVCKQALYAYSTEWGLDQYTKMGAGAELTRREVDSVVADVFESFIGALYLDLGLEPVKEFLSQTVLPHIEQKDVFFYDYKSELNQLCDHESLDLTYDLVHEEGEPHNKTFTMAAIINGENYGTGSGGSKKEAEQNAAKMALINFNF, encoded by the coding sequence ATGAAACTACTGGATAATTTTTCAATTAAACCCAATGATACCCATCTTTACGAACTGGCCTTCTTACATGAGTCTTATTCCCATGAAAACGGTCTCAGTGAGTGTTATGAACGCCTGGAATTTTTGGGGGATGCCGTACTGGACCTGGTGGTCTCTGAATTTTTATATAAAATGGATCCAGGGTTAAACGAAGGTGAATTAACCCGTATGCGTGCTAACTTCGTATGTAAACAGGCACTTTATGCCTACTCTACGGAATGGGGATTGGACCAGTACACTAAAATGGGTGCCGGTGCAGAACTAACTAGGCGGGAAGTAGATTCAGTAGTTGCCGATGTTTTTGAATCTTTTATCGGGGCTTTGTACCTGGACCTCGGTCTGGAACCAGTGAAAGAGTTCCTCTCCCAAACTGTGCTGCCCCACATAGAACAGAAAGATGTATTTTTTTATGATTACAAATCTGAATTGAATCAGCTTTGCGACCATGAGAGCTTGGATTTAACCTATGATCTGGTCCATGAGGAAGGGGAACCACATAACAAAACCTTCACCATGGCTGCAATTATCAATGGAGAAAACTACGGAACTGGTAGTGGGGGAAGTAAAAAAGAAGCAGAGCAGAATGCAGCCAAGATGGCTCTTATTAATTTTAATTTTTAA
- a CDS encoding PAS domain S-box protein translates to MDTEEKSTIEPEILDTTKIQFQEFFNHTPDIITIISYENRQPGNFIEINKSGLEKLGYSPDEFLKLGLDDLIVPDKRADIPEDTYWIINGKSYFETEFITKNGERIPVETSNSLFQINGRDVILSISRDTSKRKKVEDALRESEEFNRSIIAASPDCIKVLDLEGNLLMMSEGGQNLMEVDDVSLILNTSLIDFYPDEFQPDARYALTRAREGKTAQFTAYCPTLKGTPKWWDVIVTPILNANGTPEKLSAVSRDITARKLADEKLRWSEDRLMMGMDMAHMVYWEYNTEKDLFTFDDQFYALYGTSAEEEGGNMISGQEYTERFVDPSAYETMEKEFAKTFEVDDPDFLSTPQHWMIRADGERRFLQVRFKIMFDEKGNKIGTRGVNQDITELKIAEDKLKLNQDLLLMSMDMAKLVKWEYDIKTDMFTFDDHFYALYGTNAQEQGGYQMSAAEYINRFVPPEEKEYVEKESVKVLEIDDPDIISTIQHGIVRGDGESRFISLRLKAIYDENNQKIGNRGVTQDITEIKKVEEDLQSTKAELERIIESSPAAIIVLDFDGRVHRWSPAAERIFGWTEKEVIGKPSPTVPLDFIEKLHIELDRLRNGKETLFNPLLTPFEVEVFKKDGSKIFMSLSVAPIQGVSGKPEAVINVMTDLSERKEFEEKLKKSIEEKEMLLKEIHHRVKNNLMIISSLLNLQANYLKDQESIEIFKESQHRAESMALIHQRLYQSTGLKSIEFQEYITTLARDLYQSYVKDPDRVKLLLDVEEVSIDIDTAIPLGLILNELITNSMKYGFPGDMDGKVFIDLSKKDDIYVLKVGDDGVGIQSDLDFRNTSSLGMQLVNGLVSQIDGEIELNRDNGTEFVIKFKEMKLGNIVK, encoded by the coding sequence ATGGATACTGAAGAAAAAAGTACCATTGAACCGGAAATATTGGATACAACTAAAATACAGTTCCAGGAATTTTTTAATCATACTCCGGACATAATCACCATAATTTCCTATGAAAACCGTCAGCCAGGAAATTTCATTGAAATTAATAAATCTGGCCTGGAAAAATTGGGTTACTCCCCTGATGAATTCTTAAAGTTAGGACTAGATGATTTAATAGTCCCTGATAAAAGGGCTGATATTCCTGAAGACACTTATTGGATCATAAATGGAAAAAGCTATTTTGAAACGGAATTCATCACCAAAAATGGTGAAAGAATCCCAGTTGAGACCAGTAACAGTCTATTCCAGATCAATGGAAGAGATGTGATTCTATCAATCTCCCGGGATACAAGTAAACGTAAGAAAGTTGAAGATGCTCTCCGGGAAAGTGAGGAATTCAACCGCAGTATTATTGCCGCAAGTCCGGATTGCATTAAAGTCCTTGACCTGGAAGGCAACCTCTTAATGATGAGTGAGGGCGGACAGAACCTAATGGAAGTTGACGACGTAAGCCTCATTTTAAATACAAGTCTTATTGATTTCTACCCTGATGAATTTCAACCAGATGCACGCTATGCCCTTACCAGAGCCAGAGAAGGGAAAACTGCGCAATTCACCGCCTACTGCCCAACCCTAAAAGGAACACCAAAATGGTGGGACGTAATCGTAACCCCCATCCTAAACGCCAATGGCACACCAGAAAAACTATCTGCAGTATCACGTGATATTACCGCCCGTAAACTAGCCGATGAAAAACTCCGATGGAGTGAGGATCGTCTGATGATGGGCATGGATATGGCCCACATGGTTTACTGGGAATACAACACTGAAAAAGATCTATTCACCTTCGACGACCAGTTTTATGCATTATATGGCACTTCAGCTGAAGAAGAAGGCGGTAACATGATTTCTGGACAAGAATATACCGAACGTTTCGTTGATCCGAGTGCCTATGAAACAATGGAGAAAGAATTTGCCAAGACCTTTGAAGTGGATGATCCTGATTTTTTAAGCACACCTCAACACTGGATGATTAGGGCCGATGGTGAAAGAAGATTCCTGCAAGTGCGTTTCAAAATCATGTTCGACGAAAAGGGTAATAAAATCGGAACTAGAGGTGTCAATCAGGACATAACTGAACTTAAAATCGCTGAAGATAAACTTAAATTAAATCAAGACCTTCTTCTTATGAGTATGGACATGGCAAAACTGGTGAAATGGGAATATGATATTAAAACGGACATGTTCACCTTTGATGACCATTTTTATGCATTGTACGGAACCAATGCCCAGGAACAGGGAGGATACCAAATGTCCGCTGCTGAATATATCAATCGTTTCGTCCCCCCTGAAGAAAAGGAATATGTAGAAAAAGAATCAGTCAAGGTCTTAGAAATCGATGACCCGGATATTATCAGCACCATCCAACATGGGATAGTTAGGGGTGATGGTGAAAGCAGATTCATTTCGCTTCGATTAAAGGCCATATATGATGAGAATAACCAAAAAATTGGAAACAGGGGTGTTACTCAGGATATAACTGAAATTAAAAAGGTTGAAGAGGATTTACAAAGTACTAAAGCGGAACTGGAACGGATCATTGAATCATCACCCGCAGCAATCATTGTTCTTGATTTTGATGGTCGAGTGCATCGTTGGAGTCCTGCGGCTGAAAGAATTTTTGGATGGACAGAAAAAGAAGTAATTGGAAAACCATCGCCTACTGTTCCTCTAGATTTTATTGAAAAACTCCATATAGAGTTAGATCGATTAAGAAATGGGAAAGAAACCCTTTTCAACCCACTTTTAACACCATTTGAGGTTGAAGTGTTTAAAAAAGATGGATCAAAAATTTTCATGTCCCTATCTGTTGCGCCAATCCAAGGGGTATCAGGTAAGCCAGAAGCAGTAATAAATGTGATGACAGATTTAAGCGAGCGTAAAGAGTTTGAGGAAAAACTAAAAAAATCTATAGAAGAAAAAGAGATGCTTCTTAAGGAGATCCATCATAGGGTTAAGAATAATTTGATGATTATTTCCAGTCTATTGAATCTTCAGGCTAATTATTTAAAGGATCAGGAATCCATTGAAATTTTCAAAGAAAGTCAGCATCGTGCTGAATCAATGGCTTTAATCCATCAAAGGCTTTATCAATCCACGGGCCTAAAAAGTATTGAATTTCAAGAATATATCACCACTTTAGCCCGGGATCTTTACCAAAGTTATGTGAAAGACCCTGACCGAGTAAAACTCCTGCTGGATGTTGAAGAAGTAAGTATTGATATTGACACTGCCATCCCACTGGGTTTAATATTAAACGAACTGATTACTAATTCCATGAAGTACGGTTTCCCTGGAGATATGGATGGTAAGGTTTTCATTGATCTGTCCAAAAAAGATGATATTTATGTCTTAAAAGTGGGTGATGATGGAGTGGGGATACAGTCCGATTTAGACTTTAGAAATACCAGTTCATTAGGTATGCAGTTAGTTAACGGTTTAGTTAGTCAGATTGATGGCGAAATTGAATTAAACCGTGACAATGGCACTGAATTTGTAATTAAGTTTAAGGAAATGAAATTGGGAAATATAGTTAAATAA
- a CDS encoding carotenoid biosynthesis protein codes for MPNTVKKPKTSFNKLRWFLIILYFVINILMIFTFSDPNLQSVDYFLATAFIFVLAVLHGVDRYGKKNMLIFFLITWAVSFTFENLSIATGFPFGYYHYSPSLGMMTVPLIIIFAYFAVGYLSFALAHVLTGQYARKLQGKQVFLVPLIAAFIMVMWDLTIDPLSSTLQGMWVWTNPGAYFGVPVSNFFGWFLVVYIFFQIFALYLSRYDTINDKIRSKITSKPYWSEAALVYGITALGTILFIFFQYNYITIDMALITVFTMIFVALVALVNISNNPELDK; via the coding sequence ATGCCTAACACAGTAAAAAAGCCGAAAACTTCCTTTAATAAGCTGCGATGGTTTTTAATAATACTTTATTTTGTAATTAACATTTTAATGATTTTTACCTTCAGTGATCCCAATTTACAATCCGTAGATTACTTCCTGGCCACGGCATTTATATTCGTCCTAGCAGTTTTACACGGAGTGGATAGGTATGGTAAGAAAAACATGTTAATTTTCTTCCTGATTACCTGGGCCGTTAGCTTCACCTTTGAAAACCTGAGCATAGCCACGGGATTCCCCTTTGGATACTACCATTACTCACCCAGCCTGGGGATGATGACCGTTCCCCTTATAATCATATTTGCCTACTTCGCGGTGGGATATCTTTCCTTTGCTTTAGCCCACGTGTTAACTGGCCAGTACGCTAGAAAACTTCAGGGAAAACAGGTTTTCCTGGTACCGCTAATAGCGGCGTTTATAATGGTTATGTGGGATTTAACCATTGATCCCCTTTCTTCCACCTTACAGGGTATGTGGGTGTGGACCAATCCCGGTGCCTACTTCGGAGTTCCGGTCTCCAACTTCTTTGGCTGGTTTCTGGTGGTCTACATTTTCTTCCAGATATTTGCCCTGTACCTTTCCCGATATGACACTATCAATGATAAAATCCGTTCGAAAATCACCAGTAAGCCCTACTGGAGTGAAGCTGCGTTAGTTTATGGTATAACTGCCCTGGGAACTATATTATTCATATTTTTCCAGTACAACTACATCACCATTGATATGGCTTTAATTACCGTGTTCACCATGATATTCGTGGCCCTGGTGGCCCTGGTAAACATCTCCAACAACCCGGAACTGGATAAATAA
- a CDS encoding magnesium transporter, translated as MEYPEKTAGYNMVNNVPVFNDDNTLAEIEKALEDAAHQFTTLDYIYLTKKDNTLVGVISIKNLMSSGDKSLKASDIMIRDLVTTDVTNDQENVVYLALSHGLKSIPVVNEEKGFMGVVPYDTILQIFNHEVQSDVFNFGGIFHRVGDEYTTIHSSALHMIRSRLPWLIIGVIGGTLAASLIAQFEELLSSFIALASFIPVMVYMSDAAGAQTEALIIRSMALESHLNVRKYLAREVVVAITLAAVSGLFAAFLAYMTRQSLILGVIIFLALFLSIIASVTINTFAPLILKKFNYDPALATGPLATIFSDIATLAIYLAVAMTLLRGV; from the coding sequence ATGGAATACCCTGAAAAAACTGCTGGATATAATATGGTGAATAATGTTCCTGTATTTAATGACGATAACACTCTGGCTGAGATTGAAAAGGCACTGGAGGATGCAGCTCACCAATTCACAACTTTGGATTACATTTATCTCACTAAAAAAGATAACACCCTGGTTGGTGTTATTTCCATTAAAAATCTAATGTCCAGTGGGGATAAAAGTTTAAAGGCCAGTGATATTATGATCCGTGACCTGGTCACCACTGATGTTACCAATGATCAGGAAAATGTGGTTTACCTGGCCCTTTCTCATGGTTTAAAATCCATTCCCGTGGTGAATGAAGAAAAGGGTTTTATGGGGGTGGTGCCCTACGATACCATACTCCAGATATTCAACCACGAGGTGCAGAGTGATGTGTTCAACTTTGGAGGAATATTCCACCGTGTGGGGGATGAATACACCACCATACATTCTTCAGCCCTCCACATGATACGTTCGCGCCTTCCCTGGCTTATAATTGGCGTTATTGGAGGTACACTTGCTGCATCCCTGATTGCCCAGTTTGAAGAACTTCTATCCAGTTTCATTGCCCTGGCCAGCTTCATACCAGTGATGGTGTACATGAGTGATGCTGCCGGGGCCCAGACTGAAGCCCTGATAATCCGTAGCATGGCCCTGGAATCCCACCTCAATGTTCGAAAATACCTCGCCCGGGAAGTAGTGGTGGCCATTACCCTGGCTGCTGTATCCGGTTTGTTTGCTGCTTTTTTAGCTTATATGACCCGTCAAAGCCTAATACTGGGAGTTATTATTTTCCTGGCACTGTTTTTAAGCATCATTGCCTCGGTTACCATTAACACCTTTGCTCCCCTAATTTTAAAGAAGTTTAATTACGACCCGGCATTGGCCACCGGACCACTGGCTACCATATTCAGTGATATAGCTACCCTGGCTATTTATCTGGCAGTGGCCATGACTTTACTCCGTGGAGTTTGA